The sequence below is a genomic window from Ciceribacter thiooxidans.
TGAGGTCGCCGGTCTCGCCGTAGGTGACCTTGCCGATTGCGGTCGGGATCGGTTCGCCGCTCTTCAGTGCGGCTGCTACGGCTTCCGCATCTTCGGCGCTTCCGGCCTTCTCGATGCCGGCCTTCAATACTTCGACGGCTGCGTAGGCGTTGAGGGTGAAGGCTTCGGCCGGAATGTTGGCCGCGGCGAGCGCGTCGGCGGCAGCCTTCGAGTCCGGGTTCTTCAGTGCGTCGGAGGCGTTGGTGAAGACGGTGCCGGCTGCAGCATCGGTGCCGATCGTCCAGAACTCTGTGTTCGACAGGCCGTCGCCGCCGATCAGTGTCGCGTTGACGTTAACGTCGCGCATCTGGCGGACGAGCAGGCCGGCCTCCGGATGGTAGCCGCCGAAGTAGACGACGTCGACGTTCTCGGCCTTGAGGCGGGTGGTCAGCGCGCTGAAGTCCTTGTCGCCGGGCGTGAGTGCGTCGTTGAAGACTTCAGTGATGCCGCCTTCGTTCAGCGTCTTCTTGAAGGCGTCGGCGAGACCTTTGCCGTACTGGCCCTTGTCGTTGATGATGGCGATCTTCTTGTCCTTGAAGGTGTCGAGCACGTATTTCGCGGCGACTTCGGCCTGCTGGTCGTCACGACCGCAGGTGCGCAGGACGTTGGTGAGGCCGCGATTGGTGAGGTCCGGGGCGGTCGCCGTCGGCGTCACCATCAGCACGCCGTTTTCAGCCAGCACGTCCGAGGCCGGAATGGCGACGCCCGAGGTCACCGGACCGACGACGAAGCGAACGCCTTCGCCGACCAGCTGGTTGGCTGCCGAAACGCCCTGCTTCGGTTCGCCGGCGTCGTCGGCGACCTTCAACACGACCTGTTCGCCGAGGATGCCGCCGTTCTTGTTGATTTCCTTGACGGCGGTTTCGGCGCCGTTCTTCACCTGCTCGCCATAGGCGGCGACCGGGCCGGTCAGCGGTGCGATCAGTCCGAGGACGATTTCGGCGTGGGCTGCTTGTACGAATGCCAGCGAGGCAACCAGCGCGGTGCCGGTCAAGAGTTTCAGGTTCATTTTCGTCTCCTTGGATGGGCCCTTCGGCCCGGGCTCGGCACCGTTCGTCTCCGGCGACTTCCGGTTCGGGAGCTGCCGGGTCGGTGCTTCGTTGATGGCTATCGAAGTCGCGGATGCGACAATAGCGTGAAAGGCGATGAAAGGTAACATGCCTTGCGTGCAAAGACGCCGGCGTGATGGCCTCCCCCGCCGGGCGGGGGAGGCCCTCGTGGATCAGATGTTGTTCAGCAGAACCTTGCGGAGCTTGCCGAAGAGCTCGTCGATCTGCTCCTTGGTGATGATCAGCGGAGGCGACAGCGCGATGATGTCGCCGGTGGTGCGGATCAGCAGCCCGTCTTCATAGGCCTTCAGGAAGGCATTAAAGGCGCGCTTGGTCGGTTCGCCGGCGATCGGTGCGAGCTCGATTGCGCCGATGAGCCCGATGTTGCGGATGTCGATGACGTTCGGGCAGTCGCGCAGCGAATGAAGCTGTTCTTCCCAGTAGGGGGCGAGCTCGGAGGCGCGGGTGAGCAGCCCTTCGTCACGATAGGTGTTGAGCGTGCCGATGCCGGCCGCGGACGCGATCGGGTTGCCGGAATAGGTGTAGCCGTGGGCGAACTCGATGAGGTGCTCCGGCCCGGTCATGAAGGCATCGTGGATCTCGGACGTCACGAAGACGGCACCCATCGGGATCACGCCGTTGGTGAGGCCCTTGGCGGTGGTGATGATGTCCGGCTTAACGTCGAAATACTGCGTGGCGAACGGCGTGCCGAGGCGGCCGAAGCCGGTGATGACCTCGTCGAAGATCAGCAGGATGCCATACTTGTCGCAGATTTCGCGCAGGCGCTGCAGGTAGCCCTTCGGCGGGATGAGGACGCCGGTGGAGCCGGCGACCGGCTCGACGATGACGGCCGCGATCGTCGAGGCGTCATGCAGGTTGACCAGGCGTTCCAGATCGTCGGCGAGGTCCGCGCCGTATTCCGGCTGGCCCTTCGTGAAAGCATTCTTGTCCGGCTGATGGGTATGACGGATGTGGTCGACGCCGGTGAGAAGCGTGCCGAACATCTTGCGGTTGCCGACGATGCCGCCGACCGACATGCCGCCGAAGTTGATCCCGTGATAGCCGCGTTCGCGTCCGATCAGGCGGGTACGGGTGCCTTCACCCTTCACGCGCTGGTAGGCGAGCGCGATCTTGAGCGCGGTATCGACCGACTCGGATCCGGAATTGGTGTAGAAGACGTGGCTCATGCCGTCGGGAGCGATGT
It includes:
- a CDS encoding branched-chain amino acid ABC transporter substrate-binding protein; this encodes MNLKLLTGTALVASLAFVQAAHAEIVLGLIAPLTGPVAAYGEQVKNGAETAVKEINKNGGILGEQVVLKVADDAGEPKQGVSAANQLVGEGVRFVVGPVTSGVAIPASDVLAENGVLMVTPTATAPDLTNRGLTNVLRTCGRDDQQAEVAAKYVLDTFKDKKIAIINDKGQYGKGLADAFKKTLNEGGITEVFNDALTPGDKDFSALTTRLKAENVDVVYFGGYHPEAGLLVRQMRDVNVNATLIGGDGLSNTEFWTIGTDAAAGTVFTNASDALKNPDSKAAADALAAANIPAEAFTLNAYAAVEVLKAGIEKAGSAEDAEAVAAALKSGEPIPTAIGKVTYGETGDLTSQAFSLYKWEDGKIVPAE
- a CDS encoding aspartate aminotransferase family protein; the encoded protein is MSNRLNSTPNDLRAFWMPFTANRQFKKAPRLFVGAKDMYYTTHDGRQVLDGTAGLWCVNAGHCRPQITEAIREQAGELDYAPAFQLGHPKAFELANRLVDIAPDGMSHVFYTNSGSESVDTALKIALAYQRVKGEGTRTRLIGRERGYHGINFGGMSVGGIVGNRKMFGTLLTGVDHIRHTHQPDKNAFTKGQPEYGADLADDLERLVNLHDASTIAAVIVEPVAGSTGVLIPPKGYLQRLREICDKYGILLIFDEVITGFGRLGTPFATQYFDVKPDIITTAKGLTNGVIPMGAVFVTSEIHDAFMTGPEHLIEFAHGYTYSGNPIASAAGIGTLNTYRDEGLLTRASELAPYWEEQLHSLRDCPNVIDIRNIGLIGAIELAPIAGEPTKRAFNAFLKAYEDGLLIRTTGDIIALSPPLIITKEQIDELFGKLRKVLLNNI